One window of the Gambusia affinis linkage group LG01, SWU_Gaff_1.0, whole genome shotgun sequence genome contains the following:
- the LOC122831071 gene encoding guanine nucleotide-binding protein G(I)/G(S)/G(T) subunit beta-1, translating to MTELDQLRQEAEQLKNQIRDARKACADATLSQITANIDPVGRIQMRTRRTLRGHLAKIYAMHWGTDSRLLVSASQDGKLIIWDSYTTNKVHAIPLRSSWVMTCAYAPSGNYVACGGLDNICSIYNLKTREGNVRVSRELAGHTGYLSCCRFLDDNQIVTSSGDTTCALWDIETGQQTTTFAGHTGDVMSLSLSPDSRLFVSGACDASAKLWDIREGMCRQTFTGHESDINAICFFPNGNAFATGSDDATCRLFDLRADQELMVYSHDNIICGITSVAFSKSGRLLLAGYDDFNCNVWDTLKGDRAGVLAGHDNRVSCLGVTDDGMAVATGSWDSFLKIWN from the exons ATGACTGAACTGGATCAGCTACGCCAGGAGGCTGAGCAGCTCAAGAACCAGATCCGA gatgCCAGGAAAGCGTGTGCAGATGCTACCCTGTCTCAG ATCACAGCAAACATTGACCCCGTTGGCCGAATTCAGATGCGGACTAGACGGACGCTGAGGGGGCATTTGGCTAAGATCTATGCCATGCACTGGGGGACTGATTCAAG GCTTTTGGTCAGCGCCTCCCAGGATGGCAAACTCATTATTTGGGACAGCTACACCACAAACAAG GTCCACGCCATCCCGCTGCGCTCCTCCTGGGTGATGACGTGCGCTTATGCCCCTTCTGGGAACTACGTTGCCTGTGGTGGCCTGGACAACATCTGCTCCATCTACAACCTGAAGACCCGTGAAGGAAACGTGCGCGTCAGCCGTGAGCTGGCCGGACACACAG GTTACTTGTCCTGCTGTCGCTTCCTGGATGACAACCAGATTGTCACAAGCTCTGGAGACACCACCTG tgctctGTGGGACATTGAAACTGGTCAGCAGACCACTACGTTTGCTGGTCACACCGGTGATGTGATGAGCCTCTCGCTGTCGCCGGACAGCAGACTGTTTGTGTCTGGAGCCTGTGATGCCTCAGCCAAACTCTGGGACATCAGAGAAGGAATGTGCCGACAGACCTTCACTGGCCATGAGTCAGACATCAATGCCATCTGT TTCTTCCCCAATGGCAACGCCTTTGCCACGGGCTCAGACGACGCTACCTGCCGGCTGTTTGACCTGCGTGCCGACCAGGAGCTGATGGTTTACTCACATGACAACATCATCTGCGGCATCACCTCCGTAGCATTCTCCAAGAGTGGCCGCTTGCTGCTGGCTGGCTACGACGACTTCAACTGCAACGTCTGGGACACTTTGAAGGGCGACCGCGCAG gtGTCCTGGCCGGTCATGACAACCGGGTGAGCTGCTTGGGTGTGACCGACGACGGCATGGCAGTGGCGACAGGGTCCTGGGACAGCTTCCTCAAGATCTGGAACTAG